One window of the Niallia circulans genome contains the following:
- a CDS encoding ADP-ribosylglycohydrolase family protein: MLLKSAVYGFIIGDALGVPHEFKIRGTYACETMTNGGVWNQPVGTWSDDTSMLLATLDSINHENGINIKDMRNRFLDWMHHAKYTARNETFDIGLTTQQALMDGIGKSDVRSNGNGSLMRILPLAFIDCDDKKVKEVSSITHAHDISKKACLIYVDIVRRLIKNENLKDILNNQTHEEPFTRLNSLHELAESEIKSTGYVVDTLEAALWCVLQSHSYKETVLKAINLGGDTDTIAAIAGGLAGIIYGYDAIPKEWIDTLHNKELITAILLKQKLE; encoded by the coding sequence ATGCTATTAAAAAGTGCTGTTTATGGATTTATTATTGGTGATGCACTAGGTGTCCCCCATGAATTTAAAATAAGGGGAACATACGCATGTGAGACTATGACAAATGGTGGAGTATGGAATCAACCTGTTGGCACATGGTCAGACGATACATCCATGTTGCTCGCTACATTAGATTCCATTAATCATGAAAATGGTATAAACATCAAAGATATGAGAAATCGTTTTCTCGATTGGATGCATCATGCGAAGTATACAGCAAGAAATGAAACTTTTGATATAGGATTAACTACACAGCAAGCACTAATGGACGGTATTGGTAAAAGTGATGTTAGATCAAACGGTAATGGTTCGCTTATGCGTATTCTGCCTCTTGCATTTATTGATTGTGATGATAAAAAGGTCAAAGAAGTATCATCCATAACACACGCACATGACATATCCAAGAAAGCTTGTCTTATTTATGTGGACATTGTAAGAAGGTTAATAAAAAATGAAAACCTAAAAGATATTCTAAATAATCAGACACACGAGGAACCATTCACACGCTTAAATTCATTGCATGAACTTGCAGAATCCGAAATCAAATCGACAGGTTATGTTGTCGATACCCTTGAAGCAGCTCTGTGGTGTGTCTTACAATCTCATTCGTACAAAGAAACTGTGCTAAAAGCAATCAATCTCGGAGGCGATACAGACACTATCGCAGCAATTGCTGGTGGACTAGCGGGTATTATTTATGGTTATGACGCTATACCGAAGGAATGGATTGACACATTACATAACAAAGAACTTATCACGGCCATACTGTTAAAGCAAAAACTAGAATAA
- a CDS encoding ArsR/SmtB family transcription factor produces the protein MDKVNIWIKKHVRVIYSPFRELLTSLHVLHNPAHHLTRLEWAEKTKEAISKPHWKMIQFFGEISNEWLNFLDLDDYLLLEEKHVEEAIERLRLLPEQQFLAFLLGKSDFTDANTNQQKVLKKPNYYRNLLCDLLYDYQQNYFARELYRMEPWLIKSVHELKKAIAANPYEAINAIHPRFRLDPKSIRFYKANTWIFAYEEIETLTIYPSSFIAPHLLVGLEVPAIIVYLHVSFPNQLGTSQDIVPIDLLSTLAALGDKTRLQLLRQMSRHPICTLQLSESTGLAKATISKHLKILEKACLIKGERHGHFVFYETDLQKLDQLKVDLNQFFDQPSLGQKEDT, from the coding sequence ATGGACAAAGTAAACATTTGGATTAAAAAACATGTACGTGTCATTTACTCCCCCTTTCGTGAATTGTTAACTAGTTTACATGTTTTACACAATCCAGCTCATCACCTGACGAGGCTAGAGTGGGCAGAGAAAACAAAAGAAGCAATATCGAAACCGCATTGGAAAATGATTCAATTCTTTGGGGAAATTAGTAATGAATGGCTTAATTTTCTCGATTTGGATGATTATCTTTTATTGGAAGAGAAGCATGTTGAGGAAGCCATTGAACGATTACGTTTATTGCCAGAGCAGCAATTTCTTGCCTTCCTGCTAGGTAAAAGCGACTTTACAGATGCAAATACAAACCAACAAAAGGTTTTAAAAAAACCTAATTATTATCGGAATCTCCTTTGCGATTTGCTCTATGATTACCAGCAAAATTATTTTGCGCGCGAATTATATCGAATGGAGCCGTGGTTAATTAAATCTGTTCATGAATTAAAAAAAGCAATAGCAGCAAATCCATATGAAGCGATCAACGCTATTCATCCACGCTTCAGACTTGATCCAAAATCGATACGATTTTATAAAGCAAACACCTGGATTTTTGCTTATGAAGAGATAGAAACATTGACGATATACCCATCCAGCTTTATCGCGCCACATCTCTTAGTTGGCTTAGAAGTTCCTGCCATCATTGTTTATTTGCATGTCTCCTTTCCTAATCAGCTGGGAACTAGTCAAGATATAGTCCCAATAGACTTGCTTTCTACTCTCGCTGCATTAGGGGACAAAACGAGATTACAATTATTAAGACAAATGTCTCGGCATCCCATTTGTACACTGCAATTATCGGAATCTACCGGGCTTGCAAAGGCCACAATTTCTAAGCATCTAAAAATCTTAGAAAAGGCGTGCTTAATAAAAGGGGAAAGACATGGACACTTTGTGTTTTATGAGACAGATTTACAAAAATTAGACCAACTGAAGGTCGACTTAAATCAGTTTTTTGATCAGCCTTCCCTTGGTCAAAAGGAGGATACATAA
- a CDS encoding ABC transporter permease, which yields MWLSISATFWRNYLVMKRAFPWSFFLGHILSAIYIIIFAYLTYFFVFKGELSSSFSAYAGTDDYLSYCILGGLLYSFSVSLLMITSRTLITELREGTLESLLLTPSTRKGYFLGYVAQGLIRIMLEFLVIIAAGSLFGLHLQGINWLHVLIVLVVLILSTFSMALVLGSFMLYFRDTYITQNTLFVLMGLVCSITFPSDFLPAAVRWISQVMPLTYGIDALRMVWIEGTPLNELLAPLLKMATLGLIYLPTGSYLMKKMEKYVLEKHFG from the coding sequence ATGTGGTTGAGCATTTCTGCTACTTTTTGGCGAAATTATCTCGTGATGAAAAGAGCTTTTCCTTGGTCTTTTTTTCTAGGACATATATTAAGCGCTATTTATATTATCATCTTTGCCTACCTTACCTATTTTTTTGTTTTTAAAGGAGAATTATCATCCAGTTTCTCTGCCTATGCGGGGACAGATGACTATCTTTCCTACTGCATTTTAGGTGGATTACTTTACTCTTTTTCAGTGTCTCTTTTAATGATTACAAGTCGAACACTTATCACAGAATTGCGAGAAGGGACCCTAGAATCCCTTCTTCTAACACCATCGACAAGAAAGGGATATTTTCTCGGCTATGTAGCGCAAGGGTTGATTAGAATTATGTTGGAATTCCTTGTGATTATTGCCGCTGGCTCTCTATTTGGCTTGCATTTACAAGGAATAAACTGGCTTCATGTCTTAATTGTTCTTGTCGTTTTGATTCTTTCCACCTTTTCGATGGCATTAGTATTAGGATCGTTTATGCTCTACTTTCGAGATACATATATCACGCAGAACACCTTATTTGTCCTTATGGGACTTGTTTGCAGCATCACTTTTCCAAGTGACTTTTTACCAGCGGCAGTAAGGTGGATCAGCCAAGTCATGCCACTTACCTATGGAATTGATGCTTTACGAATGGTCTGGATAGAGGGAACCCCACTTAATGAGCTTTTGGCTCCATTACTAAAAATGGCAACGCTTGGTTTGATTTATTTGCCAACAGGCTCATATTTGATGAAAAAAATGGAGAAATACGTATTAGAAAAGCATTTTGGATAA
- a CDS encoding ABC transporter ATP-binding protein: protein MKVIEAKGISKYYTVKKRKNFFRSEKQVVCAVKDLNISIKEGEIVGLLGLNGAGKTTTIKMLSTLLNPTDGQITIDGFDAVKEAMKVKKHINMIAGGERMLYWRLTGSENLRYFGKLYQLSGLELEKRIAYLLDQVGLKEAKDIPVELYSKGMKQRLQIARGLINNPKYLFLDEPTLGLDAPVAKQLRGLVKNLAKQENKGILLTSHYLEEVEELCDRIYIIEKGSIILDGTPEKIISSVVKSYHLRMETSSLSASAQNKLKQALVDCSIQFNWLTDSTVILVDAPYDPTSFLINICMNESVSILKLELKRPRLEDAILTLAKEKSA, encoded by the coding sequence ATGAAAGTGATCGAAGCAAAAGGAATTAGTAAGTATTACACAGTGAAAAAAAGAAAGAATTTTTTCCGTTCAGAAAAGCAAGTTGTATGTGCTGTTAAAGATTTAAACATCTCTATTAAAGAAGGAGAAATCGTTGGCTTGCTCGGTTTAAATGGGGCTGGAAAAACTACTACCATTAAAATGCTCAGTACCTTACTAAATCCAACAGATGGACAAATAACAATTGATGGTTTTGATGCTGTAAAAGAGGCAATGAAGGTAAAAAAGCATATTAATATGATTGCTGGTGGAGAAAGAATGCTATATTGGCGGCTGACTGGATCCGAAAACCTCCGCTATTTCGGAAAGCTCTATCAACTATCAGGTCTAGAGCTTGAAAAACGCATAGCCTATCTTCTCGATCAAGTTGGATTAAAAGAGGCAAAGGACATTCCAGTAGAACTATATTCAAAAGGGATGAAGCAAAGACTCCAAATTGCGAGAGGACTTATAAATAATCCTAAATATTTATTCCTTGATGAACCAACGCTTGGCCTGGATGCGCCAGTAGCTAAGCAATTGAGAGGATTAGTGAAAAACTTAGCAAAACAAGAAAACAAAGGAATCTTATTAACAAGTCATTACCTCGAAGAAGTGGAGGAGCTTTGTGATCGCATCTATATTATTGAAAAGGGATCGATTATTTTAGATGGCACACCAGAAAAAATTATTTCATCTGTAGTAAAAAGCTATCATTTAAGGATGGAAACAAGTTCCCTATCGGCAAGTGCGCAAAATAAACTCAAACAGGCATTAGTCGATTGCAGCATTCAGTTTAATTGGCTGACAGATAGCACAGTGATTCTTGTCGATGCACCCTATGATCCCACTTCTTTTCTTATTAATATTTGTATGAATGAATCTGTTTCAATTCTAAAACTTGAGCTTAAACGGCCACGATTAGAAGACGCGATTCTAACCTTAGCAAAGGAGAAATCTGCATGA
- a CDS encoding ABC transporter permease produces MKLFSILQAEMAKSHKHNFHNKLIYFSLLLWPALLFITSYYSFKPFNLTESSPLSAYMDVDQITMFLLTGYLGYIFFWSLVQSAWNMSYERQAGTLELIFLTPANRLTIMFARAAGNLLEAVWLFTTFILLVLIVTGQAAEIYWANVPLALFLLCISAIVWGGFLNIVFLFSRDAGILFTIFEEPMQFFSGVRIPILAFPIWGKAIAYLFPLTYVLGIFRDLVLNGKDFTQMIGQYLLLVSIILMLAVTSVFLLKKAETHAKNTGNMVLY; encoded by the coding sequence ATGAAGTTGTTTTCTATTTTACAAGCAGAAATGGCTAAAAGTCATAAACATAACTTTCATAACAAGTTAATCTATTTTTCCTTACTCTTATGGCCAGCCTTATTGTTTATTACGTCTTATTATTCCTTTAAGCCCTTTAACCTAACGGAATCTAGTCCGCTATCTGCCTATATGGATGTTGACCAAATCACTATGTTTTTACTAACCGGTTATTTAGGATATATTTTCTTTTGGAGCCTTGTTCAATCCGCTTGGAATATGAGCTATGAGCGTCAGGCTGGTACACTTGAGCTCATCTTTCTTACACCTGCAAATCGTTTAACTATCATGTTTGCACGTGCAGCAGGAAATTTGCTTGAAGCTGTATGGTTATTCACTACCTTCATCCTATTGGTGCTTATTGTTACAGGACAAGCGGCTGAAATTTATTGGGCAAATGTTCCACTCGCCTTATTTCTCCTTTGTATATCTGCGATTGTTTGGGGTGGATTTTTAAATATTGTTTTTCTCTTTTCGCGAGATGCAGGAATTCTTTTTACCATTTTCGAGGAACCAATGCAGTTCTTCTCTGGTGTACGTATTCCAATCCTTGCCTTCCCAATCTGGGGAAAAGCAATTGCCTACCTTTTTCCGCTTACTTATGTACTAGGTATCTTTCGAGATCTTGTGCTAAATGGAAAAGATTTTACGCAAATGATCGGACAATATTTACTTTTAGTTTCCATCATTCTAATGCTTGCCGTGACCTCCGTCTTTCTTTTAAAAAAGGCAGAAACCCATGCTAAGAATACAGGAAATATGGTTCTTTATTAA
- a CDS encoding phospholipase D-like domain-containing protein — translation MIHKSMKTILVLVGCYLLYIVVFCVIVPYFYKPKENSSWNPAVNLSQNEERVVSSDKVVLLQDREDSGLARLQLIKNAKKSIDLSTYAIQKGTYSDLFFASLFEAADRGVKVRILLDGMVNRFNKDLRLYSYAIYQHPNMELKYYEPLHLGKPWTWNNRFHDKLFIIDEELALVGGRNIGDKYFSSQGAKGASNDRDVLVFTEKPKTSVLKQMDGYYQYVWKHPFTKISVKKLSPRKEKLGEQKRKKALHLLKHAKDVYPLSIDKMINWKKDANPTKKVHFLFNPHQRFNKDPLIWKEIVSLSEQAKSIYLESPYIVPTRKMLAYVDKKKIAVDHWKVLTNAVASTPNLVAFSGYWASRKDIIQFADELYEYQPKTESLHGKTYIFDGRISLIGSYNLDARSTFLNTETMVLIDSEEFAHFLQEELNKTVNNQSLQVLEDGTYKSDEKVKETEAGFWKKLTIRALSLVVKLVDFLV, via the coding sequence ATGATACATAAAAGCATGAAAACTATTTTGGTTTTAGTTGGATGCTATCTCCTATATATTGTCGTATTCTGCGTCATTGTGCCTTATTTTTACAAGCCTAAGGAAAACTCTTCTTGGAATCCAGCTGTGAACCTTTCACAGAACGAAGAGAGAGTAGTGTCTTCTGATAAAGTTGTATTACTTCAAGACAGGGAAGATTCTGGTTTAGCGAGATTGCAGTTAATAAAGAATGCAAAGAAATCTATTGATTTATCTACTTATGCCATTCAAAAAGGTACATATTCTGATTTGTTTTTTGCTTCTCTATTTGAAGCAGCAGATCGCGGGGTAAAAGTACGTATTTTGCTGGATGGAATGGTCAACCGATTTAATAAGGATTTGCGTTTGTATAGCTATGCTATTTATCAGCACCCGAATATGGAATTAAAGTATTATGAACCCCTACATTTAGGCAAGCCTTGGACTTGGAATAATCGATTTCATGATAAGTTATTTATCATAGATGAAGAACTTGCATTAGTTGGCGGTAGAAATATAGGAGATAAATATTTTAGTTCACAAGGAGCTAAAGGAGCTTCCAATGATCGGGATGTGCTTGTGTTTACTGAAAAACCAAAAACTAGTGTGCTAAAGCAAATGGATGGTTATTATCAATATGTTTGGAAACATCCTTTTACAAAAATTTCTGTAAAGAAACTTTCACCAAGGAAGGAAAAGCTAGGGGAGCAAAAACGGAAGAAAGCCCTTCACTTATTAAAACATGCTAAAGATGTTTATCCATTGTCGATAGATAAAATGATTAACTGGAAAAAAGATGCGAATCCAACGAAAAAGGTCCATTTTCTTTTTAATCCCCATCAGCGCTTTAATAAAGATCCTCTTATTTGGAAAGAAATTGTATCACTAAGTGAACAAGCAAAATCTATTTATTTAGAAAGTCCTTATATTGTGCCAACGAGGAAAATGCTGGCTTATGTAGATAAAAAGAAAATAGCGGTTGACCATTGGAAGGTCCTAACAAACGCCGTTGCCTCTACTCCGAACTTAGTTGCGTTTTCTGGATATTGGGCAAGCAGGAAGGACATTATTCAATTCGCTGATGAGTTATATGAATACCAGCCGAAAACGGAATCACTTCACGGAAAGACATATATCTTTGATGGGAGAATTAGTTTAATTGGCTCCTATAATCTGGACGCAAGAAGTACTTTTTTAAATACCGAAACAATGGTATTAATTGATAGTGAAGAATTCGCACACTTTCTTCAAGAGGAACTAAATAAAACGGTAAATAATCAAAGTCTACAAGTTTTAGAAGATGGGACTTATAAATCAGACGAGAAAGTAAAGGAAACAGAAGCGGGTTTTTGGAAGAAACTAACGATAAGGGCATTATCTCTTGTCGTAAAGCTGGTGGACTTTTTAGTGTAG
- the ahpC gene encoding alkyl hydroperoxide reductase subunit C, whose protein sequence is MSIIGKEVSPFTAQAFHNGEFIEVTEENLKGKWSIFCFYPADFTFVCPTELEDLQNEYATLKDLGVEVYSVSTDTHFTHKAWHDHSDAIGKIEYIMIGDPTQRISRDFDILNEEAGLADRGTFLIDPDGKIQAVEINADGIGRDASTLVNKIKAAQYVRNNPGEVCPAKWQEGSTTLKPSLDLVGKI, encoded by the coding sequence ATGTCAATTATCGGAAAAGAAGTTTCACCATTTACAGCTCAAGCATTTCATAACGGTGAATTTATTGAAGTAACAGAAGAAAACTTAAAAGGTAAATGGAGTATTTTCTGCTTCTATCCAGCTGATTTTACTTTCGTATGCCCAACTGAATTAGAAGATTTACAAAATGAATATGCTACATTGAAAGATCTTGGAGTAGAAGTTTACTCTGTTTCAACAGACACGCATTTCACTCACAAAGCATGGCATGATCATTCAGATGCAATCGGCAAAATCGAGTACATCATGATTGGTGACCCAACACAAAGAATTTCTCGTGATTTTGACATTCTTAACGAGGAAGCTGGTCTTGCAGATCGTGGAACTTTCCTTATCGATCCAGATGGTAAAATTCAAGCGGTTGAAATCAACGCAGACGGTATCGGCCGTGATGCAAGCACACTAGTAAACAAAATCAAAGCTGCACAATATGTTCGCAACAATCCAGGTGAAGTTTGCCCAGCTAAATGGCAAGAAGGCAGCACTACACTTAAGCCAAGCCTAGACCTTGTTGGCAAAATTTAA
- the ahpF gene encoding alkyl hydroperoxide reductase subunit F, with protein sequence MLLDNEIKGQLNQYLQMMEGDVVLKVSTGSDEVSRDMLALVDELATMSSHIKVETAELERTPSFSVNRVGEDTGITFAGIPLGHEFTSLVLALLQVSGRAPKVDQKVIDQIKAIKGEFHFESYISLTCHNCPDVVQALNVMSLINPGITHTMIDGAAFKEEVESKDIMAVPTVFLNGESFGSGRMSLEEILAKMGSAADASEFADKDPFDVLVVGGGPAGASAAIYAARKGIRTGIVAERFGGQIMDTLAIENFISVKQTEGPKLAASLEEHVKEYNIDVMNLQRAKRLEKKDLIEIELENGAVLKSKSVILSTGARWRNVGVPGEAEFKNKGVAYCPHCDGPLFTGKDVAVIGGGNSGIEAAIDLAGIVKHVTVLEFMSELKADSVLQERLNSLPNVTVLKNVQTKEITGTDKVNGITYVERETGEEKHIELAGVFVQIGLVPNTDWLEGTVERNRMGEILVDKHGATSLPGVFAAGDCTDSAYKQIIISMGSGATASLGAFDYLIRN encoded by the coding sequence ATGTTACTAGATAATGAAATTAAAGGGCAACTGAATCAATATCTGCAAATGATGGAAGGCGATGTTGTTCTTAAGGTTAGCACGGGATCGGATGAAGTATCCCGTGACATGCTAGCCCTAGTTGATGAACTAGCTACTATGTCATCTCATATCAAAGTAGAAACTGCTGAATTAGAAAGAACACCAAGTTTTAGTGTAAATCGTGTTGGCGAAGATACTGGAATTACTTTTGCTGGTATCCCTCTAGGACACGAATTCACTTCTTTAGTATTAGCTTTACTTCAAGTAAGTGGTAGAGCTCCTAAAGTCGATCAAAAAGTAATCGATCAAATTAAAGCAATCAAAGGTGAATTCCACTTTGAATCTTACATTAGCTTAACTTGCCATAACTGTCCGGATGTAGTACAAGCGTTGAATGTGATGAGTCTTATAAACCCTGGTATCACACATACAATGATTGATGGGGCAGCTTTTAAGGAAGAAGTAGAAAGCAAAGATATCATGGCAGTTCCTACTGTTTTCCTTAATGGGGAATCATTTGGCAGCGGTCGTATGTCATTAGAAGAAATTTTAGCAAAAATGGGCAGCGCTGCTGATGCTTCTGAATTTGCTGATAAAGATCCATTTGATGTATTAGTAGTTGGCGGTGGTCCGGCTGGTGCAAGTGCTGCAATCTACGCTGCACGTAAAGGAATCCGCACTGGTATCGTTGCAGAACGCTTCGGTGGCCAAATCATGGATACGTTAGCTATTGAAAACTTCATTAGTGTGAAGCAAACAGAAGGTCCAAAGCTTGCAGCAAGTCTGGAAGAGCATGTAAAAGAATATAACATTGACGTTATGAACCTTCAACGTGCTAAACGTTTAGAGAAAAAAGACTTAATAGAAATCGAGTTAGAAAATGGTGCTGTTCTGAAAAGTAAGTCTGTTATTCTATCAACTGGTGCTCGCTGGCGCAATGTTGGCGTACCGGGAGAAGCAGAATTTAAGAACAAAGGTGTAGCATATTGTCCTCACTGTGATGGTCCATTATTTACTGGAAAAGACGTTGCTGTAATCGGCGGCGGTAACTCAGGAATTGAAGCTGCTATCGACTTAGCAGGAATTGTGAAACACGTAACAGTTCTTGAATTTATGTCGGAATTAAAAGCAGACTCTGTTTTACAAGAGCGCTTAAACAGCCTACCAAATGTTACAGTTCTGAAAAATGTTCAAACAAAAGAAATAACTGGTACTGATAAAGTTAACGGTATTACTTATGTTGAACGCGAAACTGGCGAAGAAAAACATATCGAGCTTGCAGGTGTGTTTGTCCAAATTGGTCTAGTTCCTAATACAGACTGGTTAGAAGGTACAGTGGAGCGTAACAGAATGGGTGAAATTCTTGTTGATAAGCATGGCGCTACAAGTCTGCCAGGTGTATTTGCAGCTGGAGATTGTACAGACAGCGCTTATAAGCAAATCATTATTTCCATGGGTTCTGGTGCAACTGCTTCATTAGGTGCATTTGATTATCTGATCCGTAATTAA
- a CDS encoding GNAT family N-acetyltransferase — MDYRKATIKDINMLIELRKNQLIDEGVSADKDINDELEDFFQRKLAEGSLIQWLVMEKNEIIATGAIVIYEFPPTYTNKSGKKAYVTNMYTKNAHRGKGIATTLLTKLVEEAKNLGIKKMWLGASKLGRPVYKKFGFKETDEWMELELK; from the coding sequence ATGGATTATCGTAAAGCAACTATTAAGGATATTAATATGCTAATAGAGCTAAGAAAAAATCAGTTAATAGATGAGGGAGTTTCAGCAGATAAAGATATTAATGACGAGCTGGAAGATTTCTTTCAAAGGAAATTAGCAGAGGGTTCCCTTATCCAATGGCTAGTAATGGAGAAGAATGAAATAATTGCAACAGGAGCTATCGTAATATATGAATTTCCCCCTACCTATACCAATAAGAGTGGAAAAAAAGCATATGTAACCAATATGTATACAAAGAATGCTCATCGCGGAAAAGGAATAGCTACCACTCTACTAACAAAATTAGTGGAGGAAGCTAAAAACTTAGGTATTAAGAAAATGTGGTTAGGTGCTTCAAAGCTTGGCAGACCTGTTTATAAGAAGTTCGGCTTTAAGGAAACGGATGAGTGGATGGAGTTGGAGTTAAAATAA
- a CDS encoding DUF368 domain-containing protein — MEWKNLYRGFIMGISDLIPGVSGGTIAVILGIYDRLLDAISGFFSRNWKKQLGFLIPLAVGMGAALLLLSRLIEFLLENYHEPTQFFFIGLIIGVIPLMLKEARPKKNFGSGHYIILTIAAIIIASMAFMHPVKSIEPITSLTVWSVLGLFLSGWLASMAMLLPGISGSFILLLLGVYSTAINALSTWNIPVIIVLGLGAIIGFIGSSKGIKYALSHFPHITYAIIIGLIIGSLFVVFPGMVSGATSIILCIITFGLGLSVTTLFGLKK; from the coding sequence GTGGAATGGAAAAACTTATATAGAGGATTTATTATGGGGATAAGTGATTTAATACCGGGAGTGAGCGGGGGAACAATTGCCGTCATTTTGGGCATCTATGACCGTTTGCTCGATGCAATTAGCGGTTTCTTTAGTAGGAACTGGAAGAAACAACTCGGCTTTTTAATACCATTAGCAGTTGGGATGGGTGCTGCCCTTTTATTACTAAGTAGATTAATAGAATTTTTACTGGAAAATTATCATGAGCCAACACAATTTTTCTTTATTGGTTTAATTATCGGTGTAATTCCACTTATGTTAAAAGAGGCTCGGCCGAAAAAGAATTTTGGTTCTGGACATTATATTATTTTAACAATTGCTGCTATTATTATCGCATCCATGGCATTCATGCATCCTGTTAAATCAATAGAGCCGATTACTTCCTTAACTGTATGGTCGGTTCTGGGATTGTTTTTATCTGGTTGGTTAGCCAGCATGGCTATGCTGCTTCCCGGGATTAGTGGATCGTTTATTTTACTGTTACTTGGAGTTTATTCAACAGCAATTAATGCCTTGTCAACATGGAATATCCCAGTGATTATCGTACTTGGACTTGGAGCAATAATTGGATTTATCGGGAGTAGCAAAGGGATTAAATATGCTCTTTCACATTTCCCGCATATCACATATGCAATCATTATTGGATTAATTATCGGTTCTCTTTTTGTTGTTTTTCCTGGTATGGTTTCGGGAGCCACTAGTATAATCTTATGTATTATTACATTTGGGTTAGGGCTTAGTGTAACTACGCTATTTGGCTTGAAAAAATAA